From Panicum hallii strain FIL2 chromosome 2, PHallii_v3.1, whole genome shotgun sequence, a single genomic window includes:
- the LOC112880435 gene encoding lysine-specific demethylase JMJ30-like isoform X1, which produces MAGGEAEAERVAALLREITGEGGFAFVASAEKAAAGAGDLRAAEAAREMAWEQLHSGPWSEVGAAWRDAYALACLHVARLRAGGDRAAALKALDMGLIMGGNLLRADLEAALARISAEPCGGEDGAVAVDEEDQRWRDGLDRNRDIADALKILPVKSLSCKKVERLSHISLEEFICNYFLRESPVIISGAIDHWPARTKWKDIKYLKKIAGDRTVPVEVGKNYVCSFWKQELITFSQFLERMWSTDCPSNLTYLAQHPLFEQIKELSEDIIVPDYCYAGGGELQSLNAWFGPHGTVTPLHHDPHHNILAQVLGRKYIRLYPASISEELYPHTETMLSNTSQVDLDNIDLKEFPRAENLEFMDCILEDGELLYIPPKWWHYVRSLSTSFSVSFWWRATVQPSGGS; this is translated from the exons atggccggcggcgaggctgaGGCGGAGCGGGTGGCGGCACTGCTGCGGGAGATAACGGGGGAGGGCGGGTTCGCGTTCGTCGCCTCGGcggagaaggcggcggcgggggccggggaCCTGCGCGCGGCGGAGGCCGCGCGGGAGATGGCGTGGGAGCAGCTCCACTCGGGCCCCTGGAGCGAGGTGGGCGCCGCCTGGCGGGACGCCTACGCGCTCGCCTGCCTCCACGTCGCGCGGCTCCGCGCGGGCGGTGACCGGGCCGCCGCGCTCAAGGCGCTCGACATGGGGCTCATCATGGGGGGCAACCTGCTCCGCGCCGACCTCGAGGCCGCCCTGGCGCGCATCTCCGCCGAGCCGTgcggcggcgaggacggcgcGGTGGCCGTCGATGAGGAGGACCAAAGGTGGAGGGACGGGCTCGACAGGAACCGAGACATCGCTGAT GCACTCAAAATTCTTCCTGTGAAGTCTTTATCCTGTAAGAAAGTTGAGAGGCTATCACACATTTCCTTGGAGGAGTTTATATGTAATTACTTTTTACGTGAGTCCCCTGTCATAATCAGTGGCGCCATCGATCATTGGCCTGCAAGGACAAAATGGAAGGACATTAAATACCTCAAGAAGATTGCTGGAGATCGGACTGTTCCTGTTGAA GTTGGAAAAAACTATGTGTGTAGTTTCTGGAAGCAGGAGCTTATCACATTTTCTCAGTTCCTCGAGAGGATGTGGTCAACTGATTGTCCATCAAATTTGACATATCTAGCTCAGCATCCATTGTTTGAGCAG ATAAAAGAGCTCAGTGAAGACATAATAGTTCCTGACTACTGTTATGCTGGTGGAGGTGAACTACAGTCACTCAATGCTTGGTTTGGCCCACACGGAACAGTTACACCATTGCACCATGATCCACATCACAACATTTTAGCTCAG GTCTTGGGCAGGAAGTATATTAGACTCTATCCTGCTTCCATATCTGAAGAGTTGTATCCACACACAGAAACTATGCTAAGCAATACCAGTCAG GTAGATCTTGACAACATCGATTTGAAGGAGTTCCCTAGGGCCGAAAACCTGGAATTCATGGATTGCATACTGGAGGACGGTGAACTGCTCTACATCCCACCAAAATGGTGGCACTACGTCAGATCTCTCTCCACAAGTTTCTCGGTTAGCTTTTGGTGGCGTGCAACAGTTCAACCTTCAGGCGGTTCATAG
- the LOC112880305 gene encoding transcription factor TGA2.1-like, which produces MASGGSSVREQQQEMNISFGMMNHHHGHHHQQPPSSSSSSSMHAAAASFMSGKEASGAYDHLGELDQALFMYLDHGSGHGATHQEQRQTLNIFPSQPMHVEPSPKGEISLVLSPAPVGSKQPRSPDHHHHQQAAMEELAGSRRLQQEHHHLQHQPFPAAGAEPAAPGMIKDVKPLTKKDHRRGTSTSERDPKTLRRLAQNREAARKSRLRKKAYIQQLESSRIRLAQLEQELHTARAQGVFFPNSGLLADQGVAGKGVPIGGIDGLSSEAAMFDVEYGRWQEEHYRLMYELRAALQQHLPEGELQMYVESCLAHHDEMMGIKEGAIKGDVFHLISGVWRSPAERCFLWLGGFRPSEVIKMLLSHVEPLTEQQIVGVYGLQQSALETEEALSQGLDALYQSLSDTVVSDALSCPSNVANYMGQMAAAMNKLSTLEGFVRQAESLRQQTLHRLHQILTTRQMARSLLAVSDYFHRLRTLSSLWVTRPRAPQEQQQGHS; this is translated from the exons ATGgcgagcggcggcagcagcgtcagggagcagcagcaggagatgAACATCTCCTTCGGGATGATGAACCACCAccacggccaccaccaccagcagcctCCGTCCTCGTCGTCCTCATCCTCCATGCATGCGGCCGCCGCGAGCTTCAT GAGCGGCAAGGAGGCGTCAGGGGCGTATGACCATCTGGGGGAGCTGGACCAGGCCTTGTTCATGTACCTGGATCACGGCAGCGGCCATGGCGCCACGCACCAGGAGCAAAGGC AGACACTCAACATCTTCCCCTCCCAGCCCATGCATGTGGAGCCATCGCCGAAG GGGGAGATTAGTTTAGTCCTGTCCCCGGCGCCGGTGGGATCCAAGCAGCCTAGGTCACCGGACCATCACCATCACCAGCAGGCCGCCATGGAGGAGTTGGCGGGGAGCAGGAGGCTGCAGCAGGAGCACCACCACCTGCAGCACCAACCCTTCCCCGCTGCCGGGGCGGAGCCTGCAGCGCCCgggatgatcaaggatgtgaagCCACTGACCAAG AAGGATCACAGGAGGGGCACATCGACCTCTGAACGCGATCCGAAA ACACTAAGAAGGCTGGCCCAGAACAGGGAGGCAGCAAGGAAAAGCAGGCTAAGGAAGAAG GCTTACATCCAGCAGCTGGAGTCCAGCAGGATCAGGCTAGCTCAGCTCGAACAAGAACTGCACACTGCAAGAGCTCAG GGAGTCTTCTTCCCCAACAGCGGTCTCCTCGCCGACCAAGGCGTCGCCGGCAAAGGCGTCCCCATCGGCGGCATCGACGGCCTCAGCTCAG AGGCGGCGATGTTCGACGTGGAGTACGGGCGATGGCAGGAGGAGCACTACCGCCTGATGTACGAGCTGCGGGCGGCGCTGCAGCAGCACCTGCCGGAGGGGGAGCTGCAGATGTACGTGGAGAGCTGCCTGGCGCACCACGACGAGATGATGGGCATCAAGGAGGGCGCCATCAAGGGCGACGTCTTCCACCTCATCTCCGGCGTCTGGAGGAGCCCCGCCGAGCGCTGCTTCCTCTGGCTCGGCGGCTTCCGCCCCTCCGAGGTCATCAAG ATGCTGCTGAGCCACGTGGAGCCCCTGACGGAGCAGCAGATCGTGGGCGTGTACGGGCTGCAGCAGTCGGCGCTGGAGACGGAGGAGGCGCTGAGCCAGGGCCTGGACGCGCTCTACCAGTCGCTCTCCGACACCGTCGTCTCCGACGCGCTCAGCTGCCCCTCCAACGTCGCCAACTACATGGGCCAGATGGCCGCCGCCATGAACAAGCTCTCCACCCTCGAGGGCTTCGTCAGACAA GCGGAGAGCCTCCGGCAGCAGACGCTGCACCGGCTGCACCAGATCCTGACGACGCGGCAGATGGCGCGGTCGCTGCTGGCGGTCTCCGACTACTTCCACCGCCTCCGCACGCTGAGCTCGCTCTGGGTCACCCGCCCCAGGGCGccgcaggagcagcagcagggcCACAGCTag
- the LOC112880435 gene encoding lysine-specific demethylase JMJ30-like isoform X2 codes for MAGGEAEAERVAALLREITGEGGFAFVASAEKAAAGAGDLRAAEAAREMAWEQLHSGPWSEVGAAWRDAYALACLHVARLRAGGDRAAALKALDMGLIMGGNLLRADLEAALARISAEPCGGEDGAVAVDEEDQRWRDGLDRNRDIADALKILPVKSLSCKKVERLSHISLEEFICNYFLRESPVIISGAIDHWPARTKWKDIKYLKKIAGDRTVPVEVGKNYVCSFWKQELITFSQFLERMWSTDCPSNLTYLAQHPLFEQIKELSEDIIVPDYCYAGGGELQSLNAWFGPHGTVTPLHHDPHHNILAQVLGRKYIRLYPASISEELYPHTETMLSNTSQQWYCKLDQLASAF; via the exons atggccggcggcgaggctgaGGCGGAGCGGGTGGCGGCACTGCTGCGGGAGATAACGGGGGAGGGCGGGTTCGCGTTCGTCGCCTCGGcggagaaggcggcggcgggggccggggaCCTGCGCGCGGCGGAGGCCGCGCGGGAGATGGCGTGGGAGCAGCTCCACTCGGGCCCCTGGAGCGAGGTGGGCGCCGCCTGGCGGGACGCCTACGCGCTCGCCTGCCTCCACGTCGCGCGGCTCCGCGCGGGCGGTGACCGGGCCGCCGCGCTCAAGGCGCTCGACATGGGGCTCATCATGGGGGGCAACCTGCTCCGCGCCGACCTCGAGGCCGCCCTGGCGCGCATCTCCGCCGAGCCGTgcggcggcgaggacggcgcGGTGGCCGTCGATGAGGAGGACCAAAGGTGGAGGGACGGGCTCGACAGGAACCGAGACATCGCTGAT GCACTCAAAATTCTTCCTGTGAAGTCTTTATCCTGTAAGAAAGTTGAGAGGCTATCACACATTTCCTTGGAGGAGTTTATATGTAATTACTTTTTACGTGAGTCCCCTGTCATAATCAGTGGCGCCATCGATCATTGGCCTGCAAGGACAAAATGGAAGGACATTAAATACCTCAAGAAGATTGCTGGAGATCGGACTGTTCCTGTTGAA GTTGGAAAAAACTATGTGTGTAGTTTCTGGAAGCAGGAGCTTATCACATTTTCTCAGTTCCTCGAGAGGATGTGGTCAACTGATTGTCCATCAAATTTGACATATCTAGCTCAGCATCCATTGTTTGAGCAG ATAAAAGAGCTCAGTGAAGACATAATAGTTCCTGACTACTGTTATGCTGGTGGAGGTGAACTACAGTCACTCAATGCTTGGTTTGGCCCACACGGAACAGTTACACCATTGCACCATGATCCACATCACAACATTTTAGCTCAG GTCTTGGGCAGGAAGTATATTAGACTCTATCCTGCTTCCATATCTGAAGAGTTGTATCCACACACAGAAACTATGCTAAGCAATACCAGTCAG CAATGGTATTGCAAACTGGACCAACTTGCTAGTGCATTTTGA